One Aegilops tauschii subsp. strangulata cultivar AL8/78 chromosome 7, Aet v6.0, whole genome shotgun sequence genomic window carries:
- the LOC109762238 gene encoding uncharacterized protein, translating to MFLSEYPDTRSQTTDARITISCKMSALALALVLLCSAAIMVAPAAADVESHSFPVFNATTTESLWVATNMSIVMPAALLFMPEQPLPEVNVSEGFLLLPKRIDVWRAGAGALPTREASFNTSFTVESSAPPVSFVLLLDRFPTLNNPLGLRGANDSWTGAAPNATDGLSAVEVGTVRSYAPESPNVGLNVTIAPNGTAAPGRRAVWVEYNAVEHILRVYVAAGGEPRPARALLDARLSLAGQGTTQTALVGFFAARVRDIFLAVRDWDLTVDRLDTNGKKKGTPWWVILIAVIGSVAATAAIVSLVVCSFVSRRRARDMEPKQ from the coding sequence ATGTTTCTATCCGAATACCCAGATACCCGATCACAAACAACAGACGCACGTATCACCATAAGCTGCAAAATGTCAGCTCTAGCTCTAGCTCTAGTACTGCTCTGCTCGGCCGCGATCATGGTGGCGCCTGCGGCGGCGGACGTGGAGTCCCATAGCTTCCCCGTCTTCAACGCCACCACGACCGAGAGCCTGTGGGTCGCCACGAACATGTCCATCGTCATGCCCGCAGCGCTCCTCTTCATGCCCGAGCAGCCGCTTCCCGAGGTCAACGTTTCCGAGGGGTTTCTGCTGCTCCCCAAGAGGATCGACGTCTggcgcgccggcgccggcgcgctGCCGACACGCGAGGCGTCCTTCAACACGAGCTTCACGGTGGAAAGCTCTGCCCCTCCCGTCTcgttcgtcctcctcctcgacagGTTCCCGACGCTCAACAACCCCTTGGGCCTCCGTGGCGCTAACGACTCGTGGACGGGCGCCGCGCCCAACGCCACGGACGGCCTCAGCGCGGTCGAGGTCGGCACGGTGAGGTCGTACGCGCCAGAGTCTCCCAACGTCGGCCTCAACGTCACCATCGCGCCCAACGGCACCGCGGCGCCTGGCCGCCGCGCCGTGTGGGTCGAGTACAACGCCGTCGAGCACATCCTGCGCGTGTACGTCGCCGCCGGTGGGGAACCGAGGCCAGCCAGAGCGCTCCTCGACGCGCGTCTCTCCCTCGCTGGCCAAGGCACCACGCAAACCGCGTTGGTTGGCTTCTTCGCCGCCAGAGTCCGCGATATCTTCCTCGCTGTTCGTGATTGGGACCTCACGGTGGACAGGCTCGACACCAATGGCAAGAAGAAGGGAACGCCGTGGTGGGTGATACTGATCGCGGTGATCGGGTCCGTGGCCGCCACTGCCGCCATCGTCTCGCTGGTGGTGTGCTCCTTTGTATCGAGGCGACGGGCGCGCGATATGGAACCCAAGCAATAG